One window from the genome of Treponema sp. OMZ 838 encodes:
- a CDS encoding ABC transporter ATP-binding protein — MNAAFELDGVTAVRGTQPILKDLRLHIPQQQVIALIGPNGAGKTTLLRLLAGLDTPASGTLSVLGENAAQLTRKRFAQKVCYIPQGHSGVFTYTVRDFVVMGRNPHQTALQAPSQKDWEYVDHALEVFGLTQFADRYYSQLSSGESRLVMLARGMVQDAPIILLDEPTANLDFYNEHKIMQITRKLCTKVHKTVLVSIHNPALALQYADLVYCIYGGGIAAVEEKTNPDFERNITAMLNVMYAEKGCGAIRLQRIDDIPFVYLK, encoded by the coding sequence ATGAACGCGGCTTTTGAGCTTGACGGCGTTACGGCGGTGCGGGGAACCCAGCCTATTCTGAAAGACCTCCGGCTGCATATTCCGCAGCAACAGGTTATTGCGCTGATAGGCCCTAACGGAGCGGGCAAGACCACCCTGTTGCGGCTCCTCGCCGGTCTTGATACGCCAGCCTCCGGTACGCTCTCCGTACTGGGAGAAAATGCGGCGCAGCTTACACGGAAGCGCTTCGCTCAAAAAGTATGCTACATTCCGCAGGGACATTCCGGCGTATTTACCTACACGGTACGCGACTTTGTTGTGATGGGACGTAATCCCCATCAAACCGCGCTGCAAGCCCCTTCGCAAAAAGATTGGGAATATGTCGATCATGCGCTTGAGGTATTCGGTTTAACGCAATTTGCCGACCGCTATTACAGTCAGCTCAGTTCCGGGGAATCGCGGCTCGTAATGCTTGCCCGCGGCATGGTACAGGATGCGCCCATCATCCTCTTGGATGAACCGACCGCCAATCTCGACTTTTACAACGAGCATAAGATTATGCAGATTACCCGTAAGCTTTGTACAAAAGTGCACAAGACGGTGCTCGTTTCTATTCATAACCCCGCGCTTGCCTTGCAATACGCCGACCTTGTCTACTGCATTTACGGCGGAGGTATCGCTGCCGTGGAAGAAAAAACTAATCCCGATTTTGAACGCAATATTACCGCAATGCTGAATGTTATGTACGCAGAAAAAGGATGCGGTGCTATCCGGCTTCAACGCATCGATGATATCCCGTTTGTGTATTTGAAGTAA
- a CDS encoding YfcE family phosphodiesterase, translated as MNRFTRCENGIIADADFYNRLKYADTASVLLLSDTHGAVDAVRWILAAFSEECQACLFAGDGAQDIMTVVREAAAGKLTIPPVIIMAQGNCDCRLCPPVFPDSENLKPFGLPVYQQKMIAGQQILLAHGHLHHVELDGRKLSMTAENLGCTIAVYGHTHIQSIECFGGVTAVNPGSPLRPRGKSYGGFALLSLRTGQAGSPEDTATGDSSVTGLFSKVQFYQLIRESDGAFSASAHAVYPIPIRQSAGD; from the coding sequence ATGAACCGTTTTACTCGCTGCGAAAACGGTATTATTGCCGATGCCGATTTCTACAATCGATTGAAATATGCGGATACCGCTTCCGTCTTGCTGCTTTCCGACACGCACGGAGCAGTGGATGCAGTGCGGTGGATTTTAGCAGCGTTTAGCGAGGAATGCCAAGCTTGCCTTTTTGCCGGAGACGGTGCTCAAGATATAATGACTGTTGTGCGCGAAGCTGCTGCCGGCAAGCTCACCATTCCGCCGGTGATTATTATGGCGCAGGGGAACTGCGACTGCCGGCTCTGTCCGCCGGTTTTTCCAGATAGCGAAAACCTGAAACCGTTCGGGCTGCCGGTATATCAACAAAAGATGATAGCCGGACAGCAGATTTTATTGGCGCACGGGCATCTGCACCATGTTGAACTTGACGGGCGTAAATTGAGCATGACGGCCGAAAACCTCGGTTGTACAATCGCCGTATACGGGCATACGCATATTCAAAGTATCGAATGTTTCGGCGGCGTTACGGCTGTCAATCCCGGTAGCCCCTTGCGTCCCCGCGGTAAATCCTACGGCGGTTTTGCGCTTTTATCGCTCCGCACAGGGCAAGCGGGAAGCCCTGAAGATACAGCCACCGGAGACAGTTCAGTGACGGGGTTATTCAGCAAGGTGCAATTTTATCAGCTGATACGGGAATCCGACGGTGCTTTTTCTGCCTCCGCACACGCAGTCTATCCTATCCCGATACGCCAGAGTGCAGGGGATTAG
- a CDS encoding ABC transporter substrate-binding protein, with amino-acid sequence MSKKLCSLAILVVMLAALPIWAGGKQDKKASEGFATVTDHQGRTVVIPKKPEQIVAPFYILSNTALAIGCRDYIVSGDDRKSGRPFIKEFAPELADKPACGGAKNLNLEAVASLSPDLILVPFKAAQQLPQIEALGVPALVIEPETMKNFFSYVEMLGAASGNREQAQKLLTFYKTILNDVAGFVKGEPAVSVYVASRSDHLNALSPKMFQAELVAAAGGKLVSDDITDVYWTKVSLEQVQKYAPQVIVAATGSKVTPAELAGKAEWKGIPAVDNGKVYVFPSSVDEWDSPIPCSCLGVIWLADKLHPGKIPAGYLAEKTKAFYRDFFGKEKDLASLNVK; translated from the coding sequence ATGTCTAAAAAACTCTGTTCATTAGCAATCTTGGTTGTGATGCTTGCAGCTTTGCCGATATGGGCAGGCGGGAAGCAGGACAAAAAAGCATCGGAAGGTTTTGCAACCGTAACCGATCATCAGGGCAGAACCGTTGTTATCCCCAAAAAGCCGGAGCAGATTGTCGCGCCGTTTTATATTCTCAGCAACACGGCATTGGCAATCGGCTGTCGGGACTATATCGTGTCGGGCGACGACAGAAAAAGCGGTCGGCCGTTTATTAAAGAATTCGCTCCCGAACTGGCGGATAAACCCGCTTGCGGCGGCGCAAAGAACTTGAACCTCGAAGCGGTTGCTTCTCTGTCTCCCGATCTCATTTTAGTGCCGTTTAAAGCCGCACAGCAGCTTCCCCAAATCGAAGCGCTCGGTGTTCCTGCATTGGTGATCGAGCCCGAAACGATGAAGAATTTTTTCAGCTATGTTGAAATGCTCGGCGCCGCTTCCGGTAATCGCGAACAAGCACAAAAACTGCTCACTTTTTATAAGACAATCTTAAATGATGTCGCAGGTTTTGTAAAAGGCGAGCCAGCGGTATCCGTTTATGTGGCCAGCCGCTCCGATCATCTGAACGCGCTCAGTCCCAAGATGTTCCAAGCGGAACTCGTTGCGGCAGCAGGCGGAAAATTGGTGAGCGATGATATTACCGATGTCTATTGGACAAAAGTATCGCTGGAGCAAGTCCAGAAATACGCCCCGCAGGTCATCGTTGCCGCAACGGGATCGAAGGTAACTCCGGCAGAACTTGCAGGAAAGGCTGAATGGAAGGGCATTCCCGCAGTCGATAACGGCAAGGTCTATGTATTCCCGTCAAGTGTTGATGAGTGGGATTCCCCCATTCCGTGCTCATGCCTCGGTGTTATCTGGCTTGCCGATAAACTGCATCCGGGAAAAATCCCTGCCGGTTATTTAGCGGAAAAAACCAAGGCCTTTTATCGGGACTTCTTCGGTAAAGAAAAAGACCTCGCCTCTCTTAATGTAAAATAA
- a CDS encoding SPFH domain-containing protein yields the protein MFGLRFVKFEPNEYIHVIKKGRVVKKGRGLSFWFYKPSTSIITVPLETKNVPFMFEELSSDYQTLTIQGDLIYKITDTEKIIDQVNFSVDLKNYAYLSDDPEKLSRIIINLVNTMTKTEVSKLPLREAIQSIDRIAGALKEAVQHNEYLQNLGITITNINILSILPNKETARALEAETRENILREADDAVYKRRNAAVEQERKIKENELNTQIAVEEKQRQIMEAHMEGKRAVQEKKRVILQEDMAFKIKQEQENTKLIEISVKNKKTEADIKAYSLNAVLEPMSKINPEIIKALSSIGMAPEKLIANAFTGLAENAGKIGELNISSELLQQLMKK from the coding sequence ATGTTCGGATTGCGATTTGTAAAATTTGAACCAAATGAATATATTCACGTAATTAAAAAAGGACGTGTGGTAAAAAAAGGCCGCGGGCTTTCGTTTTGGTTTTATAAACCTTCGACTTCGATTATTACCGTTCCGCTTGAAACAAAAAACGTACCGTTCATGTTTGAAGAGCTTTCGAGTGATTATCAAACGCTGACCATACAAGGTGATTTGATCTATAAAATAACCGATACCGAAAAAATTATCGATCAAGTTAATTTCTCCGTTGATCTTAAAAATTATGCGTACCTGTCGGACGATCCTGAAAAATTGAGCCGGATTATTATCAATTTGGTAAATACGATGACCAAAACCGAAGTTTCCAAGCTGCCTTTGCGGGAAGCGATACAATCAATTGATCGAATTGCAGGGGCATTAAAAGAAGCGGTGCAGCACAACGAATATCTGCAAAATTTGGGAATTACAATCACAAATATCAATATTCTTTCAATCTTGCCGAACAAAGAAACAGCGCGGGCGTTGGAAGCGGAAACGCGAGAAAATATTCTGCGCGAAGCGGATGATGCGGTGTACAAGCGGCGTAATGCAGCGGTAGAGCAGGAGCGAAAAATAAAAGAAAACGAATTGAACACGCAGATTGCAGTTGAAGAAAAACAGCGGCAAATTATGGAAGCGCACATGGAGGGAAAACGGGCGGTTCAAGAAAAGAAGCGGGTTATTTTACAGGAAGATATGGCATTCAAAATTAAGCAGGAGCAGGAAAATACGAAGCTTATTGAAATTTCCGTTAAGAACAAGAAGACCGAGGCGGATATTAAAGCCTATTCGCTGAACGCCGTTCTGGAGCCGATGTCCAAGATCAATCCCGAAATTATCAAAGCGCTTTCTTCAATCGGTATGGCGCCCGAAAAGCTGATCGCAAATGCGTTTACCGGACTCGCGGAAAACGCCGGTAAAATCGGCGAGCTGAATATCAGTTCGGAACTGTTACAGCAGTTGATGAAAAAATAA
- a CDS encoding PTS transporter subunit IIC, whose amino-acid sequence MNKLQLFLKRKDIEISGKRYFIDAMSAMAMGLFSSLLVGTILRTVGQQLHITFLTDTIWPICRDMTGAAIGIAVAHSLKAHTFVLFSASIVGYAGNMFGGAVGAFISAIVGTELGKLVSKETKIDLIVTPTVTILSGSVIAVFFGPYMSACMNWLGEVIMTATTLRPFLMGICLAVLVGIILTLPISSAALCMMLSLSGLAGGAAAAGCCAQMIGFAVMSYRDNGFGGSFAVGIGTSMLHMPNIIKNPRIWIPPIAASAVLGPVSTMLLKMENTPIGSGMGTCGLVGQIGALTAMSGTGRSTASIYLSILLLHIIAPAVLTILFTVPLRKIGWIKDGDLKLAL is encoded by the coding sequence ATGAACAAATTACAGCTTTTCTTAAAAAGAAAAGATATAGAGATTTCCGGTAAGCGGTATTTTATTGATGCGATGAGCGCCATGGCGATGGGGCTTTTTTCATCCTTGCTTGTCGGAACAATTCTGAGAACCGTAGGGCAGCAGCTGCATATTACCTTTTTGACCGATACCATCTGGCCGATATGCCGTGATATGACGGGCGCCGCCATCGGTATTGCGGTTGCGCACTCGCTTAAAGCGCACACCTTTGTCTTGTTCTCCGCCTCTATTGTCGGGTATGCCGGTAATATGTTCGGCGGTGCAGTGGGCGCCTTTATTTCCGCCATTGTCGGTACCGAACTGGGGAAGCTGGTTTCAAAAGAAACAAAGATTGACCTGATTGTGACGCCGACGGTAACCATTCTTTCCGGCAGCGTAATAGCCGTCTTTTTCGGGCCATATATGTCTGCGTGTATGAATTGGCTCGGAGAGGTTATTATGACGGCGACAACTCTGCGTCCGTTCCTGATGGGGATTTGCCTTGCGGTATTGGTTGGGATAATTCTCACGCTGCCGATTAGCAGTGCGGCGCTCTGTATGATGCTTTCTCTTTCGGGGCTTGCAGGAGGCGCGGCAGCGGCGGGGTGCTGCGCTCAGATGATCGGCTTTGCAGTGATGAGCTATCGGGATAACGGATTCGGCGGCAGCTTTGCAGTCGGCATCGGCACCAGTATGCTCCACATGCCGAATATTATTAAAAATCCCCGAATATGGATACCACCGATTGCCGCATCCGCCGTATTGGGGCCGGTTTCGACGATGCTGTTAAAAATGGAAAATACCCCCATCGGCTCAGGAATGGGAACTTGCGGGTTGGTCGGTCAAATCGGTGCGCTGACGGCGATGAGTGGAACCGGGCGCAGCACCGCAAGCATCTACCTTTCTATCTTGTTGCTGCACATTATCGCTCCCGCCGTACTCACAATTCTTTTTACCGTGCCGTTGCGGAAAATCGGATGGATTAAAGACGGCGATTTAAAACTTGCGCTGTAA
- a CDS encoding flavodoxin domain-containing protein codes for MKKAAIIYASVHHGNTEKVVTAMAHDMPVTLFKVEQAQNIDFSEYDCVGFASGIYAGRFHKSIYAFLKQHRTELPKYAFAVCTSGVGKGRYAKKFAGYLQANGFTVLGEFECKGFDTFGPFKLFGGLGKGHPDDKELADGVAFIQKIMLTSI; via the coding sequence ATGAAAAAAGCGGCTATTATCTATGCATCGGTTCATCATGGAAATACGGAAAAAGTAGTTACGGCAATGGCACACGATATGCCGGTAACGCTGTTTAAAGTAGAGCAAGCTCAAAATATCGATTTTTCGGAATACGATTGTGTCGGCTTCGCTTCGGGAATATATGCAGGAAGATTTCACAAATCGATATATGCATTTTTGAAACAGCACCGGACTGAACTTCCGAAATATGCTTTCGCCGTATGTACGAGCGGAGTGGGAAAAGGTCGATATGCAAAAAAATTTGCCGGCTATTTACAGGCGAACGGCTTTACCGTATTGGGTGAATTTGAATGTAAAGGATTTGATACCTTCGGACCATTCAAGCTGTTCGGCGGCTTAGGGAAAGGCCACCCTGACGATAAAGAACTTGCAGACGGGGTTGCGTTTATTCAGAAGATTATGTTAACGTCTATCTAA
- a CDS encoding helix-turn-helix domain-containing protein, with translation MTPEEIKKLIQNGEKIDVEFKESKNALSKDVYDSVCSFNNRNGGHIVLGVNDKREITGVNPDMVDKITREFTTAINNSQKIYPPLYLTPVSIDMEGKKLIYIRVPKGCQVCRHNGRIWDRSYEGDINITDNAELVYKLYARKQSTYFVNKVYPNLGIDCLNSAVIEKARKMAIARNQNHLWMSMNDEELLRTANLILIDPETNREGITLAAILLFGKDNAIMSVLSQHKTDALFRVENKDRYDDRDVVITNLIDSYDRLINFGRKHLNDLFVLEGIVNVNARDRILREVVSNTLAHRDYSSGFPAKMIIDDEKITIENSNVAHGIGALDLQKFEPFPKNPSISKVFREIGIADELGSGMRNTYKYTQLYSGKNPIFEEGDIFRTIIPLKKIATEKVGEKNVPHNVSHNVPHNVPQNKKELIEFIKAKVRSNNKITRQAIADSAGVSVKTIQRTIKEIENLRYVGTGNNGHWELN, from the coding sequence ATGACACCAGAAGAAATAAAGAAACTCATTCAAAACGGTGAAAAAATTGATGTTGAATTTAAAGAATCAAAGAATGCCTTATCAAAAGACGTATATGATTCCGTTTGTTCTTTTAACAATAGAAACGGCGGTCATATAGTATTAGGAGTTAACGACAAAAGAGAAATTACCGGCGTTAATCCTGACATGGTTGATAAAATAACAAGGGAATTTACAACAGCTATTAATAATTCGCAAAAAATATATCCGCCTTTATACTTAACACCTGTTTCAATAGATATGGAAGGCAAGAAACTTATTTATATTAGAGTGCCAAAAGGCTGTCAGGTGTGCAGGCACAATGGGCGCATTTGGGATAGATCTTACGAGGGTGATATAAATATTACCGATAATGCGGAACTGGTATATAAGCTTTATGCGCGGAAACAAAGCACCTATTTTGTAAATAAGGTCTATCCTAATTTGGGAATAGATTGTTTAAACTCAGCGGTAATTGAAAAAGCACGAAAAATGGCTATTGCAAGGAATCAAAATCATTTATGGATGAGTATGAATGATGAAGAACTTCTGAGAACGGCTAATTTAATTTTAATTGATCCGGAAACAAATAGAGAAGGTATTACCTTAGCAGCCATTTTATTATTTGGAAAAGACAACGCCATTATGTCCGTTTTATCACAGCATAAAACGGATGCACTATTTAGAGTAGAGAACAAAGACCGATATGATGACAGAGATGTCGTCATTACCAATCTGATTGACAGTTATGATAGGCTTATCAACTTTGGCAGAAAGCATTTGAATGACTTGTTTGTTTTAGAGGGCATTGTTAATGTCAATGCAAGAGATAGGATACTCCGAGAAGTAGTTTCCAACACATTAGCCCACAGGGATTATTCAAGCGGCTTTCCTGCGAAAATGATTATTGATGATGAAAAAATTACTATCGAAAATAGCAATGTAGCACATGGGATAGGCGCATTGGATTTGCAAAAATTCGAACCGTTTCCTAAAAATCCGTCAATATCTAAAGTTTTTAGGGAAATTGGAATTGCCGATGAGCTTGGTTCCGGTATGCGTAACACCTATAAGTACACACAGCTGTATTCGGGAAAAAATCCTATTTTTGAAGAAGGAGATATATTCAGAACGATTATTCCACTCAAGAAGATTGCGACAGAAAAAGTCGGCGAAAAAAATGTCCCTCACAATGTCTCTCACAATGTCCCTCACAATGTCCCTCAGAATAAGAAGGAGCTGATTGAATTTATAAAGGCAAAGGTGAGGTCAAATAATAAAATTACAAGACAAGCTATTGCAGATAGTGCCGGCGTAAGTGTAAAAACTATCCAGAGAACCATAAAAGAGATAGAGAATCTACGATATGTCGGTACCGGGAATAACGGACACTGGGAACTTAATTAG
- a CDS encoding malolactic enzyme: MINCVSVLKVHLRVSIEIWKDIRNPANGQYGGTFMEKYGYDIIHDAFLNKGTAFSAEERKKYHLEGLLPPCIDDIETQANRIYRQMERKNSGIEKRRFLMDVFNHNRRLFYYVFHEHIVELMPIVYDPVIAESIEQYSGQFSDTQGAAFLSIDAPEQIEETLRHAAGGRHIRLIVATDAEGILGIGDWGTNGVDISVGKLMVYTAAAGIDPQTVLPVVLDCGTNRQTLLDDPLYLGNHHKRIYGDRYYRFIDRFVTAAEKLFPDLYLHFEDFGRSNAAKVLQTYQKTFPVFNDDCQGTGIITLAGILGAMKINGQKLTDQVYLCFGAGTAGAGITDRIFREIVAQGLSEDEARSHFYMVDKQGLLFDDMDDLTPEQKPFARKRREFSDAASLTSLTKAVMAIRPTILVGTSTTPGTFTEEIVRAMTSWCEHPIIFPLSNPTELAEATASDLIHWSDGRAMVATGIPADPVEYKGVTYTIGQANNALIYPGLGLGSIAVNSKLVTDEMISAAAHSLGAFIETGKPGAAVLPPVARLTEFSEAVAVAVASCAVRQKLNRVATDNVEKTVKDCIWKPEY, translated from the coding sequence ATGATAAACTGTGTATCGGTACTAAAAGTACATTTGAGAGTTTCCATTGAGATTTGGAAGGATATCCGCAATCCCGCAAACGGACAGTATGGAGGAACCTTTATGGAAAAATATGGGTATGACATTATCCATGATGCGTTTTTGAACAAGGGAACAGCATTTTCTGCCGAAGAAAGAAAAAAATATCATCTGGAAGGGCTGCTTCCGCCGTGTATTGACGATATTGAAACACAGGCAAATAGAATTTACCGGCAGATGGAACGAAAAAATTCCGGCATAGAAAAAAGAAGATTTCTTATGGATGTCTTCAATCACAACCGGCGACTTTTCTATTATGTATTTCATGAACACATTGTTGAACTAATGCCGATTGTTTATGATCCGGTTATTGCAGAAAGTATTGAGCAGTACAGCGGACAGTTTAGCGATACACAAGGTGCAGCGTTTTTGTCGATTGATGCTCCGGAGCAAATCGAAGAGACGCTTCGGCATGCCGCAGGCGGAAGACACATCAGACTTATCGTTGCGACGGATGCGGAAGGAATTCTCGGTATCGGCGACTGGGGGACAAATGGCGTTGACATCTCCGTGGGTAAACTGATGGTCTATACTGCGGCCGCAGGAATTGATCCGCAAACGGTATTGCCGGTTGTACTGGATTGCGGAACAAACAGGCAAACACTGCTTGATGACCCGCTCTATCTCGGAAATCACCACAAGAGAATATACGGCGACAGATATTACCGCTTCATCGATCGATTTGTAACAGCGGCGGAAAAATTGTTTCCTGATTTATATCTCCACTTTGAAGATTTCGGCAGATCGAACGCCGCAAAGGTTTTGCAAACATACCAGAAGACTTTTCCCGTATTCAATGATGACTGCCAAGGAACCGGTATCATTACGCTTGCGGGAATCCTCGGCGCTATGAAAATCAACGGGCAAAAGCTTACGGATCAGGTATATCTGTGCTTTGGAGCAGGAACTGCCGGAGCCGGAATTACCGATCGTATTTTTAGAGAAATAGTTGCCCAAGGGCTTTCTGAAGACGAAGCTCGCAGTCATTTTTATATGGTTGATAAGCAAGGACTTTTGTTCGATGATATGGACGATCTAACGCCAGAGCAAAAACCGTTTGCGCGAAAACGTCGCGAATTTTCCGATGCGGCAAGTCTCACCTCGCTTACAAAAGCGGTGATGGCAATTCGTCCGACGATTCTAGTAGGAACATCAACAACACCGGGAACCTTTACGGAAGAGATTGTCCGCGCTATGACATCATGGTGCGAACACCCGATTATTTTCCCGCTCAGTAACCCAACGGAACTGGCGGAAGCTACGGCTTCGGATTTGATTCATTGGTCGGACGGCCGCGCCATGGTGGCAACCGGAATTCCTGCCGATCCGGTAGAATACAAGGGCGTTACATACACAATCGGACAGGCCAACAATGCACTGATTTATCCGGGATTGGGCTTAGGCAGTATCGCGGTAAATTCAAAACTCGTAACCGATGAAATGATTTCTGCAGCCGCCCACTCGCTTGGTGCATTTATCGAAACCGGTAAACCGGGCGCGGCGGTTTTGCCACCGGTAGCACGGCTAACGGAATTTTCCGAAGCGGTTGCCGTCGCGGTTGCTTCGTGTGCCGTTCGTCAAAAATTAAACCGTGTTGCAACGGATAATGTAGAAAAAACGGTCAAAGACTGTATCTGGAAACCGGAATATTAA
- a CDS encoding iron ABC transporter permease, translated as MPLAALIFSLSWGRYPLSFIKILSILFRTDAFAAVTTADYNIFMNIRLPRTLFVFLSGGAIGLSGVSLQSLFRNPLVAPDIIGVSTGASLGAAIGIVLLHTSAAGIQLCAFAGGIGATLLVLQLSNIGGEHSLIRLVLAGVIINALAGAGVSLIKYMADPLNELPALEFWLMGCFNVITWKKLAAFLPIAVAGCSFIILFRRQLNILSLGDEEAASLGTPVKKMRLLFIITSTLLVASVVSAAGIISWIGLIAPHVIRLLFGNNNYKVAPLSFMCGAALLLFADTVARSLSGNEIPVSIITAVIGAPILAQLMLRRNNDIWIGI; from the coding sequence ATGCCTCTGGCAGCGCTGATATTCTCGCTGAGCTGGGGGCGTTATCCGCTCTCCTTTATTAAGATACTTTCCATCCTGTTCCGCACCGATGCATTTGCGGCGGTAACCACAGCCGATTACAATATCTTTATGAACATTAGGCTGCCGCGTACGCTCTTTGTCTTTCTTTCAGGGGGCGCAATCGGATTGAGCGGGGTAAGCCTGCAAAGCCTATTCCGTAATCCACTGGTAGCACCCGACATCATCGGTGTTTCTACCGGCGCTTCCCTCGGCGCGGCAATCGGTATCGTGCTGCTCCATACAAGTGCGGCAGGCATCCAGCTCTGCGCCTTTGCGGGAGGCATCGGGGCGACATTGCTTGTGTTGCAGCTTTCGAACATCGGCGGAGAACACAGCTTGATACGCCTTGTGCTTGCAGGCGTCATCATCAATGCGCTTGCCGGAGCAGGGGTATCCCTTATCAAATACATGGCGGATCCGCTCAATGAGCTGCCTGCTCTGGAGTTCTGGCTGATGGGCTGTTTTAACGTTATCACGTGGAAAAAGCTCGCCGCCTTTTTGCCGATTGCCGTTGCGGGATGCAGCTTTATTATCCTGTTCCGCAGGCAGCTCAATATTCTCTCGCTCGGTGATGAAGAAGCGGCGTCGCTCGGTACGCCGGTTAAAAAGATGCGGCTGCTGTTTATTATCACTTCGACATTGTTGGTTGCAAGCGTTGTGTCCGCTGCGGGTATCATCAGTTGGATCGGGCTTATTGCGCCGCATGTTATCCGGCTGCTGTTCGGCAATAACAATTACAAAGTTGCCCCGCTTTCCTTTATGTGCGGCGCTGCGCTCCTCTTGTTTGCGGATACCGTTGCCCGCTCCCTGTCCGGCAATGAGATACCGGTCAGTATTATCACGGCTGTCATCGGCGCGCCGATTCTTGCGCAGTTGATGCTCCGCCGGAACAACGATATTTGGATTGGAATATGA
- a CDS encoding NAD(+)/NADH kinase: MDRLIIIRRPTRLDALVARFNTKQQAQFYIEHLNADFKDYEAEHETYYAVLDKLVKTAQGIGNVQVIDWKFLPNFIFGKNDTIITVGQDGLIANTLKYLEAQKLIGINPDSSRWDGVLSQFSVDEAGTVIRQALNDEATVKQVTKAKVQLSDNQVLYAVNDFFIGVKNHASARYAITVDGAVENQSSSGIIVSTPLGRSGWMKSVLAGASGITGRLSKQSLAIKAKSVIDWGKEQLTFAVREPFPSVNTGTKIIFGSITPGTDFCVESRMGENGIIFSDGIQDDYLDFNYSVVARISIADSKGNIVVK; the protein is encoded by the coding sequence ATGGACAGGCTGATTATTATCCGCCGTCCGACTCGTTTAGATGCGCTTGTCGCGCGGTTTAATACAAAGCAGCAGGCTCAATTTTACATCGAGCATCTGAATGCGGATTTTAAGGATTATGAAGCGGAACACGAAACGTACTATGCGGTACTGGATAAGCTGGTAAAAACCGCGCAAGGTATCGGCAACGTACAAGTTATCGACTGGAAATTTTTACCGAATTTTATATTCGGCAAAAATGATACGATTATCACCGTCGGACAGGACGGTCTTATCGCCAATACTCTGAAATATCTGGAAGCGCAAAAACTGATCGGCATCAATCCCGATTCAAGCAGGTGGGACGGCGTCCTGTCTCAGTTTTCGGTAGATGAGGCCGGAACGGTTATCAGGCAGGCGTTGAATGACGAGGCAACCGTAAAGCAGGTTACCAAAGCGAAAGTACAGCTTTCCGATAATCAGGTGCTGTATGCCGTCAACGATTTTTTTATCGGTGTTAAAAATCATGCGTCGGCACGGTATGCTATTACGGTTGACGGAGCTGTAGAAAATCAATCTTCAAGCGGCATTATCGTTTCTACGCCTCTTGGACGTTCCGGTTGGATGAAAAGCGTATTGGCAGGCGCTTCGGGAATTACCGGCCGCTTATCAAAACAATCGCTCGCAATTAAAGCAAAGTCCGTCATCGATTGGGGCAAAGAACAGCTCACCTTTGCCGTGAGGGAACCGTTCCCGAGCGTCAACACCGGTACAAAGATTATTTTCGGTTCTATCACCCCCGGTACGGATTTCTGCGTTGAATCGAGGATGGGCGAAAACGGCATCATCTTTTCCGATGGCATTCAAGATGATTATCTTGATTTTAATTATTCGGTTGTGGCGCGTATTTCCATCGCGGATTCCAAGGGCAATATCGTAGTGAAATAG